Proteins from one Clostridium cellulovorans 743B genomic window:
- a CDS encoding YaaR family protein, producing MEISRVNRGSSVKQEKVVNNSKKDFSQSFSFARERKNEQQLKEMLDDIRKKGSRLAITKSFADVRAYKRLIKDYLQQVMDYMYEIKKDISFWQTQYFITVDIIDAKLQELTELLMNQEGENINVAARVDEIQGLILDIYK from the coding sequence ATGGAAATATCGAGAGTAAATAGAGGAAGCTCTGTTAAACAAGAAAAAGTAGTGAATAATTCAAAAAAAGACTTTTCCCAAAGTTTTTCTTTTGCTAGAGAACGTAAAAATGAGCAACAGCTTAAAGAAATGCTTGATGATATAAGAAAAAAAGGCAGCCGCCTTGCTATAACAAAATCCTTTGCTGATGTAAGAGCATATAAGAGATTGATAAAAGACTACCTTCAGCAAGTTATGGATTATATGTATGAAATTAAAAAGGACATAAGCTTTTGGCAAACTCAATATTTTATAACTGTTGATATAATAGATGCCAAGCTTCAAGAACTAACAGAATTGCTTATGAATCAAGAAGGCGAAAATATTAATGTTGCGGCAAGAGTTGATGAAATTCAAGGTTTAATATTGGATATTTATAAATAG
- a CDS encoding NAD(+) synthase: protein MNFIKVSSACPVTKVGDIKYNYEEIVHCIESAAAENSKAIVFPELALTSYTCGDLFTHNTLISQALTYIEKLIEASKNKDILVAVGSPFLYKSRLLNCCFVIFEGKILGIVPKSYIPNYSEFYEKRWFSEGIDLKSKLIDLPFQKNIPLGTDLIFKCGSASFGFEICEDLWVTIPPSSYLALGGANIIGNLSASNEIIGKANYRRNLVENQSGRCICSYIYSSSGVHESSTDILFGGHLLISENASLLKENKRFQRDNEIISAIIDLDKLNTERLKNISFRDNSKVLDLDFKEINFSYKSLDFGTFDRYINPHPFVPGNPKEMKERCTEILNIQAAGLAKRIEHTNLKKAIIGISGGLDSTLALLVIVRTFELLNIPMENIITITMPGFGTTDRTYNNAIDLCKGLGTTFREINIVAAALQHFSDIGHDPSIHDVTYENVQARERTQILMDLANKEGGLLIGTGDLSELALGFCTYNGDHMSMYSVNTSVPKTLVRYLVRYVADHLSNDNIRKILLDILDTPVSPELLPKDKDGKIAQKTEDIVGPYELHDFFLYYFMRQGAEREKIHFLAKVAFKDKYTDDEITKWLDKFIFRFFTQQFKRSALPDGPKVGTISVSPRGDLRMPSDASYNTWM from the coding sequence ATGAACTTCATAAAAGTTTCTTCAGCTTGTCCCGTTACAAAAGTTGGAGATATAAAATATAATTACGAAGAAATAGTTCATTGTATAGAATCAGCAGCAGCAGAAAATTCAAAAGCAATAGTTTTCCCAGAATTAGCTTTGACTTCATATACTTGTGGAGATCTTTTTACTCACAATACGTTAATTAGTCAAGCATTAACTTACATAGAAAAACTAATAGAAGCGTCAAAGAATAAAGACATTTTGGTAGCAGTAGGCTCTCCTTTTTTATATAAAAGTAGGCTTTTAAATTGTTGTTTTGTTATATTTGAAGGAAAAATCCTCGGAATAGTACCTAAAAGCTACATACCGAATTATTCTGAATTCTATGAAAAACGATGGTTCTCAGAAGGGATTGATCTTAAGAGCAAATTGATAGATTTACCTTTCCAAAAGAATATTCCACTTGGAACTGACTTAATATTTAAATGTGGCTCAGCTTCCTTTGGTTTTGAGATATGCGAGGACTTATGGGTAACAATACCTCCTAGTTCCTATCTTGCTTTAGGTGGGGCAAATATAATAGGAAATTTATCTGCCTCTAATGAAATCATCGGAAAAGCTAACTATAGGAGAAACCTTGTTGAAAATCAGAGTGGTAGATGTATTTGTTCTTACATATATTCCTCTTCTGGTGTTCATGAATCATCCACAGATATACTTTTTGGCGGTCATCTACTTATCTCAGAAAACGCTTCACTTTTAAAAGAGAATAAAAGATTCCAAAGAGATAATGAAATCATATCTGCTATAATCGACTTAGATAAGCTTAACACTGAGCGTCTTAAAAATATAAGTTTTAGAGATAATTCAAAGGTTTTAGACTTAGATTTTAAAGAAATAAACTTTAGCTATAAATCTTTAGACTTTGGTACTTTTGATAGATACATAAATCCACATCCTTTTGTTCCTGGGAATCCAAAGGAAATGAAAGAAAGATGTACTGAAATCCTAAATATCCAAGCAGCTGGTTTGGCTAAAAGAATTGAACATACAAATCTAAAAAAAGCAATTATTGGTATTTCTGGTGGTTTAGATTCTACATTAGCATTATTAGTTATTGTGCGAACTTTTGAACTCTTAAATATACCTATGGAGAATATAATAACTATAACAATGCCTGGCTTTGGAACCACCGATAGAACCTATAATAATGCTATTGATTTATGTAAAGGTCTAGGGACTACCTTTAGAGAAATAAATATAGTTGCAGCAGCTCTTCAACACTTTAGTGATATTGGTCATGACCCAAGTATACATGACGTTACTTATGAAAATGTTCAAGCAAGAGAAAGAACACAAATTCTTATGGACTTGGCAAATAAAGAAGGTGGCTTATTAATAGGAACTGGTGACTTATCTGAACTAGCTCTTGGTTTTTGTACATATAATGGTGATCACATGTCAATGTACTCTGTTAATACTTCTGTTCCAAAAACCTTAGTACGATACCTAGTACGCTATGTTGCAGATCACTTAAGTAATGATAATATACGCAAAATCCTTTTAGATATCTTGGATACCCCTGTGAGTCCTGAATTACTTCCTAAAGATAAGGACGGTAAAATAGCACAAAAGACTGAGGATATTGTAGGACCTTATGAGCTTCATGACTTCTTCTTATACTACTTTATGCGTCAAGGTGCTGAAAGAGAAAAAATTCATTTCCTTGCGAAAGTTGCATTTAAAGATAAATACACTGATGATGAAATAACAAAATGGCTTGACAAATTTATATTTAGATTCTTTACTCAACAATTTAAGCGTTCAGCTCTTCCTGATGGACCAAAAGTAGGAACTATTAGTGTTTCTCCAAGAGGTGACTTAAGAATGCCTAGTGACGCAAGCTATAACACGTGGATGTAA
- a CDS encoding NfeD family protein, whose protein sequence is MVMFWIGILVVCVLVDLLTSNFLFIWIGFGAIAALVCEILGLSIPVQIIAGVIVSSISTAVGYPLSKKLLKKTVKKTLTQEENYIGQKFKAIEDITDEGKISLNGAYWRAKNIGEKIFKDEYFEVIDIQGNKIIIKKYV, encoded by the coding sequence ATGGTGATGTTTTGGATTGGTATATTAGTTGTTTGCGTATTAGTAGATTTATTAACAAGTAACTTTCTTTTTATATGGATTGGGTTTGGAGCTATAGCAGCACTTGTTTGTGAAATATTGGGGCTTTCAATCCCAGTTCAAATAATAGCAGGTGTTATTGTAAGTTCCATATCTACAGCAGTAGGATATCCACTATCTAAAAAGTTGTTGAAAAAAACTGTAAAGAAGACTTTGACACAAGAAGAGAATTATATTGGTCAAAAGTTTAAAGCTATTGAAGATATAACTGATGAAGGTAAGATTAGTTTAAATGGAGCCTATTGGCGAGCAAAGAACATAGGAGAAAAAATATTTAAAGATGAATATTTTGAAGTGATAGATATACAAGGTAATAAAATTATAATAAAGAAATATGTTTAA
- a CDS encoding SPFH domain-containing protein gives MAGIVIFSVIALIALIVLIANIKIVNTGYVFVVERLGQFHRILEPGWHVTIPFIDFVRKKISTKQQIIDIEPQNVITKDNVKISIDNVIFYKIMNPKDAVYNIERFTDGIIYSTITNMRNIVGDMTLDEVLSGRDRINTRLLEIIDEVTDAYGIKILSVEIKNIIPPLEIQQAMEKQMKAERDKRAAILQAEGAKQSEIARAEGEKQAVILQAEAEKESNIRRAEGLRESQLLEAEGKARAIEKVAEAQAKAIGMVNEAIIKSGTNETVIALKQIEALTEMAKNPANKLVIPSEAISSLGNIAAIAETIKMSK, from the coding sequence ATGGCAGGGATAGTGATTTTTTCGGTGATTGCATTAATAGCATTAATAGTATTAATAGCAAATATTAAGATTGTAAATACAGGATATGTATTCGTAGTTGAAAGGTTAGGTCAATTCCATAGGATACTTGAGCCAGGTTGGCATGTTACAATTCCATTTATTGATTTTGTAAGAAAGAAGATATCTACTAAGCAACAAATAATAGATATAGAACCCCAAAATGTTATTACAAAGGATAATGTTAAAATTTCTATTGATAATGTTATATTCTATAAAATTATGAATCCTAAGGATGCTGTATACAATATAGAAAGATTTACAGATGGTATTATTTATTCTACAATAACAAATATGAGAAATATTGTTGGAGATATGACCCTTGATGAAGTCTTATCAGGAAGGGATAGAATAAATACAAGGTTATTAGAAATCATAGATGAAGTTACTGATGCATATGGAATAAAAATTTTATCTGTTGAAATTAAAAACATAATTCCACCACTAGAAATTCAACAAGCAATGGAAAAACAAATGAAAGCTGAACGTGATAAGAGAGCTGCTATTCTTCAAGCAGAAGGTGCAAAACAAAGTGAGATTGCTAGAGCAGAGGGTGAGAAACAAGCTGTAATTCTCCAAGCAGAAGCAGAAAAGGAATCCAATATAAGAAGAGCAGAAGGCTTAAGAGAATCTCAACTTTTAGAAGCAGAAGGTAAAGCAAGGGCTATTGAAAAAGTTGCGGAGGCACAAGCTAAGGCAATTGGTATGGTGAATGAAGCTATAATAAAATCAGGAACTAATGAAACTGTAATAGCATTAAAACAAATTGAAGCATTAACAGAAATGGCTAAAAATCCAGCTAACAAGCTTGTAATTCCTAGCGAAGCTATTTCTTCACTTGGAAATATTGCAGCTATAGCTGAAACTATAAAAATGAGTAAATAA
- a CDS encoding glycosyltransferase family 4 protein produces the protein MKILMLSWEFPPKNIGGLSTHVNHLSHALAKLGHEVHVVTCEEGTAPVKELNNNVYVHRVSPYNISTDDFVKWVMHLNFAMVEEGYRIVQQYGKMDLIHAHDWLTTYAAKTLKWSLSIPIVSTIHATEAGRNGGIRTEMQRYISNTECLLADESSKLITCSNYMKNQVMESLRAKEERTVVIANGVSEIDSAIEFDKISFKRNYAQDYEKIVLFVGRHVYEKGLHLLIEAAPRIVDEYRDAKFVITGHGPITEDLKERVNHTIIKDKILFTGYIDDETRDKLYRIADVAVFPSLYEPFGIVSLEAMAAGCPVVVSDTGGLREIIDHGHNGLKMLNGSSNSLKDNVVEILKNQGLCDYIKENALKDVKEIYSWSKIGELTVNLYKDLIPKYKDTLWASDQLDKQEKEENIVTEKTVIESTELVENVAVEEGTKKEEEKVSPKNSEVKKENDKVAEMSNKEEKNVEEKKAEDQLKVNDITIEVASKPKTTPGKKRQTTKKATASTRTRTSKAKATEQKKPNVISKEKIQENFSDKVTVSIKTVAVDNSDDKNKEVKKSIDTDSE, from the coding sequence ATGAAGATATTAATGTTATCATGGGAATTTCCACCTAAGAATATTGGAGGACTTTCCACTCATGTCAATCATCTATCACATGCTCTTGCAAAACTTGGACATGAGGTGCATGTTGTAACTTGTGAAGAAGGCACTGCTCCAGTAAAGGAATTAAATAATAATGTATATGTACATAGGGTATCACCTTATAATATATCTACAGATGATTTTGTTAAATGGGTTATGCATTTGAATTTTGCTATGGTCGAAGAAGGTTATAGGATTGTACAGCAATATGGAAAAATGGATTTAATTCATGCACATGATTGGCTTACAACATATGCAGCAAAAACTCTAAAATGGTCATTATCCATTCCAATAGTTTCTACTATTCATGCTACAGAAGCCGGCAGGAATGGCGGGATAAGAACTGAGATGCAAAGATATATATCAAATACAGAATGCTTATTAGCAGATGAATCAAGTAAACTTATTACTTGTAGTAATTATATGAAAAATCAAGTAATGGAATCTCTAAGGGCTAAAGAAGAGAGAACAGTTGTAATAGCTAATGGGGTATCGGAAATTGATTCTGCAATAGAGTTCGATAAGATATCATTTAAAAGAAACTATGCACAGGATTATGAAAAAATAGTTCTTTTTGTGGGAAGACATGTATATGAAAAAGGACTTCATTTACTTATAGAAGCAGCCCCTAGAATTGTTGATGAATATAGAGATGCTAAGTTTGTCATCACTGGACATGGACCGATAACAGAAGATTTGAAGGAGAGAGTAAATCATACGATTATTAAAGATAAGATTTTATTTACAGGATATATTGATGATGAAACGAGAGATAAGCTGTATAGAATTGCGGATGTAGCTGTATTTCCTTCATTATATGAACCTTTTGGCATTGTATCTTTAGAAGCTATGGCAGCAGGCTGTCCTGTTGTAGTATCAGATACTGGTGGATTACGTGAGATAATTGATCATGGTCATAACGGTTTGAAGATGTTAAATGGATCTTCCAATAGTTTGAAAGATAATGTAGTTGAGATTCTTAAAAATCAAGGACTTTGTGATTATATTAAGGAGAATGCATTAAAGGATGTAAAAGAAATATATTCATGGTCAAAGATTGGAGAACTTACTGTAAATTTATATAAAGATCTAATTCCAAAATATAAAGACACATTATGGGCATCAGATCAATTAGATAAACAAGAAAAAGAAGAAAATATAGTTACTGAAAAGACAGTTATAGAAAGTACTGAACTTGTGGAAAATGTTGCAGTCGAGGAAGGAACTAAAAAAGAGGAAGAAAAGGTTTCTCCAAAAAATTCTGAGGTAAAAAAAGAAAATGACAAAGTTGCGGAAATGAGTAATAAAGAAGAAAAAAATGTTGAAGAAAAGAAAGCAGAAGATCAGTTAAAGGTAAATGATATAACAATTGAAGTGGCAAGTAAACCTAAAACAACGCCTGGCAAAAAAAGGCAGACTACTAAAAAAGCTACTGCAAGCACAAGGACAAGAACTTCAAAGGCTAAAGCCACTGAGCAAAAGAAACCTAATGTAATAAGTAAAGAGAAAATTCAGGAAAACTTTAGTGATAAAGTTACTGTATCAATAAAAACTGTAGCTGTAGATAATTCTGATGATAAAAATAAAGAAGTAAAAAAATCTATTGATACGGACAGCGAATAA